TGTGACCCACTTCCCTAGCAAAACTTCAGTGTTATCTATTATGTTGGTCTGATTgcattttttgcataattttattatttcaaaaaacaaCTTTATGTCAAATAATCACGATCAATACATGTCAGATATCTTAAAAAATCCAAGCGGTCACTCTTGTCCCCAAATTCCCATAGAAACTCAAAATCCTGGATCTGCATCTGAAAGTGTCATGGGATTGTCCCTTGCTTTTTTTTATTCACTCAGTATTATCATCATGTTCATAATGTTGTGACTAAGATCTGATGGGATTGTCCAAAAAaattgattgttaaaaaaaaaatacactccTATCATAAGTCACATGTTTATGATAAATGGTCAGGAGTATATTGTAATTAATTTTTTCACCTACAATAAGTCAAAGAGCTATAGAATATATGTAcagtatttatacttctttgacatAGTATATCTCTCATTCATAAATACAATAAACAAGCTGGGTCAAGTTACGGGTCAGCGCGCACTGACCATCATGGAGTGGTCAAACAAATATGGCCTCCGAGAAATCAATTTACAACAACTTTCCACAGCGTTTTTCTTTATACCCTACCACTCACTATTTACTAATATCGCTCAAAATTCTTACACAACTTTAATGCAATTTTAGCGCGACTTCAGCATGATTATAGAACAATTCAGTCGCCAAGAAAGTGTTACAAACTATTATATAACGGTCTAGGTGTTACGAGCGAAATGGCAACGTTCGGAGGGCAGAGGTCGAAAGCACATGAACCACATAAACAATATTTACCTAAGTTTTCTGAGCTCCCCCGGCCTCCATATCCTGACATCTGCGACATCAAGGCATTATCCATCTGTCCAGTGTATTCACAAAATGTTCcatcagccattttttgttgcttttgagtaaaaaagtaaacaaacacgATGTGGATTAAGAGATAGCCATTACGTCATTACGGCTTGTTGATTTCAGAATGCGCAATAGGTCTGACCCATTCTAAAAATATGGAGTAGCTAAATAGATAACAGTTCATTAGGGCAACATATTTAAATGTTACACAAATTGTTTGACATAGTACAATAGAGATTACATTATCTATGCTGTTTTAACAAAAGAGATAAAATATGACTTATACATCGGTGAACTTGTACAGTTTATATAACCTACCACCCCTACATAGTTCGGTTAGTTAATTGTTCCGATAACTGACCAGTCACGTGACATAACTGGACACTGGTGAGGGTGCCTAAGGGTAATTGAAACTTCCGCCTACGACATAATGACATCAACTCTCAAAATGatacctgaaaaaaaagaaaaaaaaagacgttgATGATCTCGAAGAAATAAACGTAGATTAAGATCTAGCCTGCTAAAAGATAGCCTGTTTTCGAGCTGCTTATTTTAAACTAAAACAGTTTACCATATATCTTGACTAGATTATTATGCTTCAAAGCAGCAGTCTGAACGGAAATTCAATCTGAGAGAAATAGTAGTTGTATTGAAGGGTTGGTAGATCTAATAAAGGAAATTTAGGCCTATGCCTttaatttagttttgaaaaaagacACTAGAtctatttttaaatccttttgttTCTGTAATTACAAAGATTCCTTCTAAATGGGTTACATGTATTGCATGACGTGGGATctttaatttttgttgaattttgcaTTTAGCAAGTCGTTAGTTTATTTCGTGCAGAGCAGATTTCTCGAGCATTTTTAACACATTGCGCTGAAATCAAGGGGAGTAATTTTGTAACTTCCGgtttatttatttgtctttttttttttcatagtttgaCATGGAAATAAACGCACCAGAGGATGGTGAGAGCAGTGCAGATTTAGCTGAGGTATTGACAGATTGAATCATTTTATCTGCATGGAAAATGCAACCGACTTATCTACAGTATTTAAGAAAGGAAGGATCTTGACACTTCCCCTATTCTAAATGGGGTGGGTGGGGTAATCCAGATTAAACAACTTGTAAACAAATAGCGGCAAGGAATTCTAAAGCCGTTTAAATCACAGACGATGGCATTTCTGCAAAAACTATCATATCTGAATGTTGGAGGAATACTTAAATGTGATGTATTGACAATGTCAgctggcattttttttttcaggcatgaGGGACATTCAAAACCAATGTAGTAGACCTACAATACAGATTGGCCTTTCGACTGTCATTAAAGGAATAACGTTATATTTAATATCTGATCAGTATACACAGACTGTTAACACTATCAGTGATGGTTAGAATGGTAGAACCAACTTATTATGAACATATGATTACCTTAAGTTTggtctttctttattttccttcTAATCTGAGAAAGggcaaaaaaacaacatattatttataggggaatggggcccatattcggccccaaaaacagCCAAACGAGTGCTCTGGGTGGAGTAAAAAAATTTCAAGCACTAACTTAGCATTGTTGATGATATGTTTTTTCCTTGGGATTCGTGTCACATCGACACAGTTTGTGTCGATCATGATATGGCAGATTTACAAGATTTTGGTGATGGAGGAACATCCGAGGTGCCACTGCAGCCGTTATTTTATACAAGGGCAGGCAATCTGGATAgcataagccagctagatggcacatcggtgtagtctgatcatgatctgcactgtttgccattcagtcagtatcaaagttttattaagcaccccttttcacagttaatggtactgttcagaTTGAAAGATggccaagttcattatagaaatttagcagggtaagactTCACCTGCAGAAGAAATTTTCACCCCATGATATTTTAATGCTAAGTGTTCTATAGTCTTAATGTGAAACAGATTTGATAACGGagatgtttttcactttttcaggATGAGTTGATAACTGTGATGAATGACATAATTGATGATGTCACACTCGGGCTTTGTTTTGAAGTGCACCGATCTAGTAAACTTGGAACACTTTTCCTGGGCGATACTGATCCGCAGTAAGTTACTGAGATATAAGTATCAACAAGAATATTGtctgtaatatgaaataataaaggTGTGCAAAATGGTAAAATTTATAGTACATGTGACATAAGCTGTATCACACTATGCAAGCTTTGACCAACAACATGGATATAAGCTTTAACGAATACTTTTCTGGTAAGATGAACACTAATCATCTCTAATAGATCTACAACTGTGGCGAGAAATCAAGTATTTACCACCAGATATTGAAGAATTTGTTACTGTTAAGTTTGGAATGATAAGTTGTACTTATTTGAGAGAAATTTTAAAGTAcagttacttttttatatttttcaggtcACAGGTTGAACATGGTAAGTTTattaatacttttaacatttcagTTTGTTGTTGCTTCAATGTTAAGGAAATAATTTCTTGGCATTTCAAACTAAGCTTTACTCTGTAACTCTACATATACTCTTAAATCTTTCACCTGcattttgtgaaaagctgatgtagctaaaatttaaatgtatctaTGCATTGTTTTTTATTCCATCCTTTAGCAATTGTGGACCGTCCAGGTGTTGATGTATTTGGAAACCCACCTGCGAAGAAACAGTTAGAATGTGTGTGTCCAAACTGCCAGAGAAATCTTGCCGCATCAAGATTTGCTCCACATCTTGAAAAATGTATGGGCATGGGAAGAAACAGTTCCAGGATTGCTAGTCGCAGATCACAGAAAGTGTTGAAAGACAGGTAAATGTGAATGTAATAATTGTGTTCTTAAAGCTACCAGGTATATACAACAGCTAGCTGCTTACAAAGTGTTGAAAGACAGGTAAATGTAACAGTTGTGTTCTTGGAGTTGCCTGGTTACACAATGTTTGTACATTTTGACTTAtattaagtgttgttatattttctggtcctttggtgtCCATTCAGTGTTTATGGTTTGGCTAAAATAGCGTTCCGCTTAAGCAGATGCTAAGGTGTGTTGCCCAtttcagactcaatcaaacttaGTCTGCTATTAGTTTTGCTTGGTTGTCTTCTATGCTTATGCTCCTAAAAGATATACATTGAATACATTGCATTACACTAGATTGGATATTGAAGAGGAATCAGTAATACAATCAGAATCTGCAATATAGTGACATTTTCTATTTCTTCATATAGGCAAAGAACTTCAGTTTCACAAACTGGAAATGATGTAATGTTGATGTACCAGAATGCTACCCTGAACAATTGCACATACAACAGGGTTgccagcagtcttgaaaagtcagggaaattggtttctttttcaaggtcaggcaattgtcagggaattttaaaatttggtcagtgaaaaatgaaaatcctggaaagtcagggaaaagtcagggaaaaacgatttcaaagctcgaagaagttaatcattttaaacttttgtggctatagcagtcttcaagcattaaatttaagtaattaaaaacaaagtttaatgatgtaatactgtaacatgcatttaatttgtttaaatcccccatttttctttaaacactgattttgcttgaagactgaaaggctttgcaacccTTGCCTCCAGAGCTAAccaacatttttttgttattttgtaggaAAGTGACACATGAAGAGAGCCTACAACTAACATTATTCTAATACACTTTTTTTGTCGTAGGTACTCCAGgtgttttctgtttgttaaatAATATCATAACATACACATCTAAGTACATTGTTGATGGCATGTATTATAAACAAGTTACTATTTCAGGCACTTCCCTACTAGCATGACAAAACTAACCAACTAACCAATAATGAGTAGTAAACAGCCATCTTTCAATGACAGTTGGCTGACAGACATTGAGTTTAAGAGTTGGGTAGGAAAAGATCCAAAAAATGTGAATAAAGCAAGATGTGTTATTTGTGGTGGAGGGTCATTTTCATTAGGAAACATTGGCAAACAGGCTCTAAAGAGCCATGCAAAAGGAAAGAGACATATTGAAAAACTTTGCTTAATTACAAagattaagaaagaaaaaactatGCTGTCACATCTTGAAAAGTTGAAAACTCGGCTGCAACAGCAACAGTTACTAGTGCAGAAGGGGGATCCGGCcagacaacaacaacaagtgCCGAGTTACCAGACCAAACAACACCATTGCTTGAAATCCCACCTCCGCCTGCAGAACAGCCGAGCACCATCACACGGCCAATATCACAGTGGACTCTTAAAGAAGAGACATTGAAAGCTGAGGTTTTGTGGGCTATGAAAACACTTATTTCCAAGTATTCTACCAGTTCCTGTCAAGGAAATAATGAGCTGTTCTGTGCTATGTTCCCAGATAGTGACATTGCCAAGCAATTTCAAtgcagcaaaaccaagtgttccTATCTAATTAGTTATGGACTAGCCCCATTCTACCATGACAAACTTCTGCAACAATTACAGGTACCTGAAAACAAGTATGTTATTTCATTTGATGAATCATTGAACAAAGCTTTGCAACAGGAGCAAATGGATATGCTGGTTCGAATTTGGGATTGTAACATTAATAGGGTACAAACAAGATATTTCAATTCCCAGTTTCTTGGCCACACCAGAGCATCAGACCTTGTAACCAACTTCAAGAGTGGAATACAAGCCTTGAGATACTCCAACCTGTTGCAAATTTCAATGGATGGACCAGCCACTAACTGGAAGTTCTTTGATGAAATTACGAAGGATCGAGAACTAGAGGACTCTAGTATGCCTGGTCTTCTGAATTTAGGTTCATGTGGACTTCATGTTGTGCATGGAAGTTTTAAGACTGGTGCCTCTGCCACTGGTTGGGAGCTTGACAGCTTATTGAGATCACTTTGGTACGTGTTTGAAGATTCTCCAGCAAGAAGAGAAGATTATGAATCTATAAGTGAATCAGGAGTGTTTCCATTACGATTCTGTTCAACAAGATGGCTAGAGGACATTCCTGTAGCTGAATGAGCGATTGAGATTTGGCCAGGAGTTGTAAAATATGTACGGAAGATCTCAAGTAGAGCAAAGAGCAAAATTCCTTCCATAAGCTCATTCCAGAAGCTCACGAAACATGTCCAAGATCCTCTTACTATTGCCAAGTTGTAGTTTTTTGTGAATGTGGCTCAAACCTTGCAACCATTCCTGAAAAAAATCCAAAGTGACAATCCAATGCTGCCATTCTTGGCAGAAGAGCTGTATTCATTACTGAAGATGATTCTGGAGAGGTTCATCAAGCCAGAGGTCTTGGAAAAAGCAAACACTAAAGCAAAACTTGCAAACATAGATGTGATGGCTTCTGAAAATGTTGTACATCCAAAACGTGTGGAAATAGGCTTCGCATCAATGCAGCATCTGAGAAAAGCAGAAAGAGAGAAGCTAGTTAGTGATCTACAAGTTCTTGCTTTCAGAAAAGAATGCATGCTGTTTCTGCAGAAGTTGTGCATGAAATTACTAGAAAGATGTCCTCTGAAATATTCAGTTGTGAGGTATTTGGTGTCCATTAACCCAAATCATATGGCAAAGCACCCAGATTCAGCAAAACAAATGTTCAGGAAGTTGCTACAGTGTCTACTTGATAACAGACTTAGAGATGCGAAATGTTGTGACATTGTTATGCAACAATATCAAAAATGGTTGTCAGTCATTGAAAGTGAGAAGAAGGAAGTGTATGAATCCTATAGAATGGACAACAAGGATGGTATCGATGTACTGTTCCATAAGGATATTGGCATGAAGGCTGAATACAGTGAGTTATTCAGTGTTGTGAAAGACATGCTCCTTCTGTCTCATGGCCAGTCATCTGTTGAAAGGGGATTCTCAGACAATAAGGAGCTGTTGAAAGTGAACATGAATGAACATACCCTCATCACATACAGAAGAGCCTATGCTGGTCTTAAAAGTCAAGACAAGCCTATCCATGAGTGCATCAGTAAAGAATTACTACAGAGCTGCAAGCATGCATATCATAGGTACAAGACTCATGTGCAAGAAACAAAGGTAGAAGACGAGAAGAAgcaaaaagaaaaggaaagagAAGAAACTCAAAAGCAGCTGGATGAAGCAAAGAAGAGAACAGcaagtttgaagaaaatggcaGAAAAATTAGTTGCTGAAGCTGATGAACTGGCCAAACAAGCTGAAACCAAAAACAATCTGCAGTTATTGGTGAAATCAAATGCTCTGAGGGATAAGTCACATGGAAAGAGAAAAGAGATGgatgatgaaatgaaaaatgttgaaagtcTTGAAAAGAAACTGAGGAACTGATTGAAAGTATTTATAATGTACAAGTATATCATGGGATCGCTCTAGCCATACATCTTGGCAGTAATGCCTTCAGTTCATCTTCACAGGATAGAAAATGTGAAATGTCAGTTTGTCAGTCTTGCCATTTCTGTGTATGTCTTATAATGTAGAGATGAATAGTTTTCCGTTACTAACACAATATTTTCTAGTCATGAATATTGTGAAAACTCTTTTTGTTATTAACTatgctttattgttttttttgcCACAAAGAAAGTGTGCCTTAAGAATTATGCCTTGCAGATATGCTTCAAATGATCTTGTTATTATCAATGCTTTATTGTTATGCCACTAGGAAACTATTTAAagatcttggattttgagagAGATGTTTTGCCAATAGGATTCCAATAGTCTTGCTACTACAGTATTAGTCATGATGCTTTATTGTTTTTGCCACAGTGACTAGGACACTGTATATTAagagatcttggattttgagagtgatgctttgtcaatatgattccaatggtcttgctattagtcatggtgttttattgcttttgcctctaggaaactgtatgataacagatcttggatttttgagaatgatattttgctaatactagcagggttccaatggtcttgttattaaccatactttattgtttttaccatgaggaaagtgtaccttaaatgatgttagatttttgatagttacatgtcttgcaaagatgcttttgatatgtatctcttaataattaggtttcactgaccaatagtcacaattatgtttcattgacttgaccaccaaacagtcatacaagaaagaaaaccgtgtttattatcattgtgtttgatgtttatgtttaatatattggaaaataaatacaaaacatttggaaaaaaaataatgggaggaTTGGACGGCTATAGGGGAGGTCAGGAAGCCGTTCAAATGTTTGGcggttttggtcagtgaaaaacatgaattggtcagggaaaagtcagggaaaagtcagggaattttatccACCCAGATTGCTGGCAACCCTGTACAAATGCCGGCGTCTGATTGGTAGtaatgttaaaacaaaaagataaaaagatatttctGAAATTCATATACAGTATTGTTAATATCACTGTTACCACAgatttatacaaaatacaaactcaatattcagtcagtatattctTGTAGAATAATTGTGCTTTTGTCTTACAGACTGGGACAAGATCCATTAAAACATGACAGTGGGGAGagtgatgatgattataatgatgCAGACTGGTCCATGTACCCTGATAAGAAAAGTAGGTGCATTttgtactttttcttttttttctgctaTCAGAGGATTTGTATTACAAACAAGGTGCAAAAAAGTTCCCCACGTGTATCCAGTAGCCTCTAACATGAATGTAAGGTGGAGGACGTCTGACCGTAGACATATTGTCTCCAGTCTATCATCAATGCGAACATGCAACTCTCACTGTTTTCAgtctttttctttaaaactgcaaaaccaagagcttaaatatttatttggcttgtagcattgtctagtggtcctctaccaaagtttcTCAAATTACGTCCCTGGGGTTACAATTGGCCCTGCCCCTtggttcacttgttttacatggGCAtatagaagattttttttttttaaaaacatcctTCTGTAAAACCGTAAGAgccagagcttaaatatttggcatgtagGATTGTGTAGTAGTCtcctaccaagtttgttcaaattttgcacCAATGCAGGGGTTCACTTTTCTAAAACCTCAaagcctacagcttagatatttgtcatATATTATTGCGTAGAGATCCTCTACCAAGAAATTTTGTACCCATTTTGTCAGGTGAATGATATAGGGCAATTATGGctctcttgttttaatttcactTCTGCTTGGCAAGATGTAGcctttttgtgtcgaatagccaTACAATCGAtcttattcattcattcaaatctgcATCATTGCATAGTCTGAAACAGTCATGATCTAAAAGTAACAGTTGTACAAAGTCACAAAATCTTTTGTATAAGTTAAACAATTTAACTTCTTACTTGTTTGCAGTTAAAAAGTTAAGGAAGGAAAAAAGAAGCAATTCTCCAAGACGACACAAAAATTCACGTTTGAAGAATGGATCAGCATTAGCGGGTAAATTAATCTCcttgtcaaaacatttaaaactcaGACTCACTTGTCACAGTGTTCTGGTTATGTTGAAGAAATTTTGAAGTCCTGTGTGAATTCCTTGAAGtgaatatcatattttcaattgAATTCATATGCATTTACAGTTATGAGGAAGTGAAAAAAAACTCAATTGTGTTGACATGAAAAAATTGTCTCCTGGCAAAAGTGATGGGAATGTTAAGACATGATCATGTGCTGCAAAGTCACGCCTTTGTCTCTTTTCAAACATGACTgagtttataatatttatttctgtttaaagctACAGTTGTACTTTATTTAAAAGGTGACAATTACTTTGAAATACAGTAGTAAggttgctttttagctcatctgattttttgaaaaaaaatgatgagttattgtcatcacttgagcggttgtcggcgtcggcgtcggcgtcggcgtcggcgttgcctggttaagttttatgtttaggtcagcttttttcctaaactaaacttggaatacttgttcaccatcataagcagaccctgtacatcaagaaacataactccatcttgctttttgcaagatttattgccccttttggacttagaaaatcagttttcttggttaagttttatgtttaggtcaactttcctcctaaactatcaaagctattgctttgaaacttggaatacttgttcaccatcataagcagaccctgtacatcaagaaacataactccatcttgctttttgcaagatttattgccccttttggacttagaaaatcagttttcttggttaagttttatgtttaggtcaacttttctcctaaactatcaaagctattgctttgaaacttggaatacttgttcaccatcataagcagaccctgtacagcaagcaacataactccatcctgccttttgcaataattattgccccttttggacttagtaaatcattttcttggttgagtattatgtttaagtcaacttttctcataaactatcaaagctattgctgtaaaacttgcaacagtttttcaccatcataagtggacactgtacatcaagaaacataattctatcctgctttttgcaagaatgatggccctttttagacttagaaaatcatgggtaggacaatatttctattacacaaaaaaaatcagatgagcgtcagcacccgcaaggcggtgctcttgtttaaatttgagCCACCGTAAATAAGAGTTCGTATAAACTGATCTGATTTCTTGAATGGAAAAGAACTATGATGATGTCAGTCTGCTTTAACTGTCTTTGCACCAGACTTGTTACCCTATGTTTAGTCTTTAGATAGaagatttaatttgttttgtttgactGTATTTAAGAGTCAAGTCTTCATCTGTCAGAAATGGCGTACAAGCAGGAGAGGGCGGATACCCCGGATTCTATAGGTGGTTACGAGTACATGACACTAGGTAAACTATTCCTGGCTACATTTTTTATGTTCCTAACAGATTTACAGTTCTACATAATGTCTATGTAAAGcaataatttaattttctttggTGCTTTTTTCAGTATGACTTAAACAAGctgaaatttttattatttgatattactTTGTTTCCAttgtgaaagtaaaaaaaaatgacatgacTGATAAACTGACTTAGCTTTAACATGATAAAGATGGCTGATACTTAATTGAATTAAagtgtatatttataatttagtatgTTAAGCCAGATGTTTacttaatgattttttaaatttatttcagaggATAAAAAGACTTTATTAATGTCTGTAAGTAAACATCTTGTTTTCTCCAAAGTGCTATGAAAATAAGCATATAATATTCTCATATCTTGATGATAAGAGCAGTGGTCTGGTGTGTGGGTAGTTTGGTCGTGATAGGGCCACTCAATTGAAAAGATTTTAATGAACATGACCTATAGTTTGATAAATAAATCTGATCTGAATATAGGTAGAAATCTTAAGTTTTGTGTTTGTACTATGAAATGATATCTAGAAAAGAAATGCAGCGAGTACATTTACTGGTATGCAATTGCAATTTCTAATGGCAGGAATCACCTAACCCATATACATATGTCTAAGTTTGATAAACTAAATCTTAAAATGATCTGGCCAAACCAAAGAAAGGTTTTATTTTTCTGTTCCGATAGTATTTGTTGTCTTTAATATAGTACAATTTAGACGAGAACAGGGGTCTGTGTAGCTGAATTGTTAAAGTTATTGACTTCAAATTTCTAGTCCCTCATcactttcatgtgaggaaaccattctactggc
The Mercenaria mercenaria strain notata chromosome 10, MADL_Memer_1, whole genome shotgun sequence genome window above contains:
- the LOC123559940 gene encoding ataxin-7-like protein 3 isoform X2, with product MEINAPEDGESSADLAEDELITVMNDIIDDVTLGLCFEVHRSSKLGTLFLGDTDPQSQVEHAIVDRPGVDVFGNPPAKKQLECVCPNCQRNLAASRFAPHLEKCMGMGRNSSRIASRRSQKVLKDRLGQDPLKHDSGESDDDYNDADWSMYPDKKIKKLRKEKRSNSPRRHKNSRLKNGSALAESSLHLSEMAYKQERADTPDSIGGYEYMTLEDKKTLLMSTCGVISGHTKKMCTRSHKCPQHSDEQRRQVRHFLLGTGLHGDDDDNVDIDTYVDGDSQSLRESLQWEAASNTSSPTDSTSTNNSNSNSHSSSRKRHGKSSSKSSKKRKLAKSHSYHSSVVSNSQLPNMYEFD
- the LOC123559940 gene encoding ataxin-7-like protein 3 isoform X1 — protein: MAFLQKLSYLNVGGILKCDDELITVMNDIIDDVTLGLCFEVHRSSKLGTLFLGDTDPQSQVEHAIVDRPGVDVFGNPPAKKQLECVCPNCQRNLAASRFAPHLEKCMGMGRNSSRIASRRSQKVLKDRLGQDPLKHDSGESDDDYNDADWSMYPDKKIKKLRKEKRSNSPRRHKNSRLKNGSALAESSLHLSEMAYKQERADTPDSIGGYEYMTLEDKKTLLMSTCGVISGHTKKMCTRSHKCPQHSDEQRRQVRHFLLGTGLHGDDDDNVDIDTYVDGDSQSLRESLQWEAASNTSSPTDSTSTNNSNSNSHSSSRKRHGKSSSKSSKKRKLAKSHSYHSSVVSNSQLPNMYEFD
- the LOC123559940 gene encoding ataxin-7-like protein 3 isoform X3, encoding MLEEYLNDELITVMNDIIDDVTLGLCFEVHRSSKLGTLFLGDTDPQSQVEHAIVDRPGVDVFGNPPAKKQLECVCPNCQRNLAASRFAPHLEKCMGMGRNSSRIASRRSQKVLKDRLGQDPLKHDSGESDDDYNDADWSMYPDKKIKKLRKEKRSNSPRRHKNSRLKNGSALAESSLHLSEMAYKQERADTPDSIGGYEYMTLEDKKTLLMSTCGVISGHTKKMCTRSHKCPQHSDEQRRQVRHFLLGTGLHGDDDDNVDIDTYVDGDSQSLRESLQWEAASNTSSPTDSTSTNNSNSNSHSSSRKRHGKSSSKSSKKRKLAKSHSYHSSVVSNSQLPNMYEFD